A section of the Arcobacter roscoffensis genome encodes:
- a CDS encoding nicotinamide mononucleotide transporter family protein: protein MIILEAVGAIFSIIGAYLMSRSTKADTRPIYWGFVSFFISNLALLTFFTLNGKVPVIIQMILFFVTAVLGIYKLTNERKRDVSLISIILFVYLFILYLKVLPNMSNIDFTVLPVDLIASAIAIYGSFLLSSKNHKTRGIAFICFFLADVIFVYIGYVNAFYFFMVQSIFYLYTSAKGYANTMKEEIEEFKGSLRKK, encoded by the coding sequence ATGATAATACTAGAAGCAGTAGGAGCCATCTTTTCTATAATAGGTGCATATCTTATGTCCAGAAGTACAAAGGCTGATACACGACCTATTTATTGGGGTTTTGTTAGTTTTTTTATCTCAAATTTAGCCCTTTTAACTTTCTTTACTTTAAATGGAAAAGTTCCTGTGATTATTCAAATGATACTCTTTTTTGTAACAGCAGTTTTAGGTATTTATAAATTAACAAATGAAAGAAAAAGAGATGTTTCTTTAATTAGTATAATTTTATTTGTTTATCTTTTTATTTTATATTTAAAAGTTCTTCCAAATATGTCAAATATTGATTTTACTGTATTACCTGTAGATTTAATAGCATCAGCTATTGCCATATACGGAAGCTTTTTATTATCAAGTAAGAATCATAAAACAAGAGGAATAGCGTTCATTTGTTTTTTTCTTGCAGATGTGATATTTGTTTACATTGGTTACGTAAATGCCTTTTATTTCTTTATGGTTCAATCGATTTTCTATTTATACACAAGTGCAAAAGGGTATGCAAATACCATGAAAGAGGAGATTGAAGAGTTTAAAGGTTCTTTAAGAAAAAAATAA
- a CDS encoding tRNA-uridine aminocarboxypropyltransferase gives MNKQEFKKCYKCFRPKSSCSCKNIKTPLDTNTKFVILMHPKEFKKTKNGTGYMTKNSIKNCEIIIGVDFSENNRVNELINSKIYSPYLLYPDENSIKINKEIINENKKLLIFILDSTWPCSKKMLKSSSNLQNIPKLSFEHDLKSNFKIKAQPKDYCLSTIESTFCLLQELNKQSLENIEASDLNMFLQPFNKMVEYQVNCSKLHSN, from the coding sequence ATGAACAAACAAGAATTTAAAAAGTGTTATAAGTGTTTTCGTCCAAAAAGCTCATGTAGCTGTAAAAATATTAAAACTCCCCTTGATACAAATACAAAATTTGTAATACTTATGCATCCAAAAGAGTTTAAAAAAACAAAAAATGGTACAGGGTATATGACTAAAAACTCTATTAAAAACTGTGAAATAATAATTGGTGTTGATTTTTCTGAAAACAATAGAGTAAATGAATTAATAAATAGCAAAATATACAGCCCCTATCTTTTATACCCAGATGAAAATAGCATTAAAATAAATAAAGAGATTATAAATGAAAATAAAAAACTTCTAATATTTATACTTGATTCAACATGGCCTTGTTCTAAAAAAATGTTAAAATCAAGTTCTAATTTACAGAATATTCCAAAACTTAGTTTTGAACATGATTTAAAATCAAATTTTAAAATTAAAGCACAACCTAAGGACTACTGTTTGTCAACAATTGAATCGACTTTTTGTTTACTTCAAGAGCTAAATAAACAAAGCTTAGAGAATATTGAAGCTAGTGATTTAAACATGTTTTTGCAACCTTTTAATAAAATGGTAGAATATCAAGTAAATTGCAGTAAGTTACATAGCAATTAA
- a CDS encoding L,D-transpeptidase family protein, translating into MFKILLTLFVLLNISSYANENINKNDTQIEEIKEATFKEKSQETIKNLLKNKKTKTMFLSRHSLRKYYKQFDYQLIWVDENGIKDIATNLFKTIKTDPVLKPEVEKIFRFSRLIKKLDKLDKRPEKYIESMAKIDFMLVSIYSKYMSYLGSGYINWKGFKATIKKLEEKDDIHVGWEKYNIRKNKIKLLKEALEKDDLSVAFDAVNYTFPQARQLEDKIKEFEQLAQAGGYVKLPKFKVLKEGSNSKAVNILRQRLLQSNDLVKNECEVIIHTENLVTNTIAKNNHTDDSLNENMISNQNSNIIENDCYNVFDKNVKEGVMSFQKNHGLVADGIVGAQTRRALNMSVEKKLVKMRLNLERMRWMPRTLGEKFLLVNIPEYKLRMYKNNEVALDMNIVVGKRKHPTPIFSNRVSYVVLNPYWKIPESIVEKELIPKVLKNPNYLKEKGINIHENWDYKSDTYELNEIDIKAMLPKEENKDIEEINLEDETIVQNQEVMQEQIKYRFIQVPSNTNPLGRMKFMFPNRYSVYLHDSPAKKYFNYTKRAYSHGCVRLAEPKKLLEAISKEDNNFDFDEAKEVLTQIDKKSIDLKKQIPVHMVYLTSWVDENGKLQFRNDIYRYDRIQKKLLYRM; encoded by the coding sequence ATGTTTAAAATTTTACTTACACTTTTTGTATTGCTTAATATAAGCTCTTATGCAAATGAAAATATCAACAAAAATGACACTCAAATAGAAGAGATAAAAGAAGCCACTTTTAAAGAAAAAAGTCAAGAAACTATTAAAAACCTATTAAAAAATAAAAAAACAAAAACAATGTTTCTATCAAGGCACTCTTTAAGAAAATACTACAAACAGTTTGATTACCAACTAATTTGGGTTGATGAAAATGGAATAAAAGATATAGCTACTAATCTTTTTAAAACAATTAAAACAGACCCTGTTTTAAAGCCTGAGGTTGAGAAAATATTTAGATTTAGTCGTCTTATAAAAAAACTAGACAAACTAGATAAAAGACCTGAAAAATATATTGAGAGTATGGCAAAAATTGATTTTATGCTTGTTAGTATTTATAGTAAATATATGTCATATCTTGGAAGTGGATATATAAATTGGAAAGGTTTTAAAGCAACAATTAAAAAACTTGAAGAAAAAGATGACATTCATGTGGGATGGGAAAAATACAATATTAGAAAAAACAAAATCAAACTTTTAAAAGAAGCTTTAGAAAAAGATGATTTATCTGTGGCTTTTGATGCTGTAAATTATACTTTTCCTCAAGCAAGACAATTAGAAGATAAAATAAAAGAGTTTGAACAACTAGCACAAGCTGGTGGTTATGTAAAACTTCCTAAATTTAAAGTTTTAAAAGAAGGTTCAAATAGTAAAGCAGTAAATATTTTAAGACAAAGGCTATTACAAAGTAATGATTTAGTGAAGAATGAATGTGAAGTCATAATACATACTGAGAATCTAGTAACTAATACAATAGCAAAAAACAATCATACAGATGATAGTTTAAATGAAAATATGATTAGCAATCAAAATTCAAATATTATAGAAAATGATTGCTACAATGTTTTTGATAAAAATGTCAAAGAAGGGGTTATGTCTTTTCAAAAAAATCATGGTTTAGTAGCAGATGGAATAGTGGGGGCTCAAACTAGAAGAGCTCTAAATATGTCTGTTGAAAAAAAACTTGTAAAAATGAGACTAAACTTAGAGCGAATGAGATGGATGCCAAGAACTCTAGGAGAGAAGTTTTTACTTGTAAATATTCCTGAATATAAACTAAGAATGTACAAAAACAATGAAGTTGCTTTAGATATGAATATAGTAGTAGGAAAAAGAAAACACCCTACTCCGATTTTTTCTAATAGAGTATCTTATGTAGTTTTAAATCCTTATTGGAAAATTCCTGAAAGTATTGTGGAAAAAGAGCTTATTCCAAAAGTTCTGAAAAACCCTAATTACTTAAAAGAAAAAGGTATCAATATTCACGAGAATTGGGATTATAAATCAGATACATATGAGTTAAATGAAATAGATATTAAAGCTATGTTACCAAAAGAAGAAAATAAAGATATAGAAGAAATAAATCTTGAAGATGAAACAATTGTTCAAAATCAAGAAGTTATGCAAGAGCAAATAAAATATAGATTTATTCAAGTTCCAAGTAATACAAATCCACTTGGTAGAATGAAGTTCATGTTTCCAAATAGATATTCTGTTTATTTACATGACTCTCCTGCTAAAAAATACTTTAACTATACAAAAAGAGCATATTCTCACGGTTGTGTTAGATTAGCTGAACCTAAAAAACTTTTAGAAGCAATATCGAAAGAAGATAATAATTTTGATTTTGATGAAGCAAAAGAAGTATTAACGCAAATTGATAAAAAATCAATCGACTTAAAAAAGCAAATACCTGTACATATGGTATATCTTACATCTTGGGTTGATGAAAACGGTAAATTACAGTTTAGAAATGATATTTATAGATACGATAGAATTCAAAAAAAGCTTTTATATAGAATGTAA